The following proteins are co-located in the Trichormus variabilis 0441 genome:
- the gloA gene encoding lactoylglutathione lyase, protein MRLLHTMLRVGNLEESLKFYCDVLGMKLLRRKDYPGGEFTLAFIGYGDESDNTVIELTYNWGVDKYELGNAYGHIALGVDDIYATCESIKNQGGKVVREPGPMKHGSTVIAFVEDPDGYKIELIQLSNQSETVKQDSSEQLVKQG, encoded by the coding sequence ATGCGTTTACTACATACAATGCTACGGGTGGGTAACCTGGAAGAGTCCTTGAAATTCTACTGTGATGTCCTGGGCATGAAGTTACTACGGAGAAAGGATTACCCAGGAGGAGAATTTACCCTAGCTTTTATTGGCTACGGTGATGAGAGCGATAACACAGTTATAGAACTAACCTACAATTGGGGAGTTGATAAGTACGAATTAGGTAATGCTTACGGTCATATTGCCCTTGGTGTAGATGATATTTATGCCACCTGTGAGTCTATTAAAAATCAGGGCGGTAAGGTGGTTAGGGAACCAGGGCCGATGAAGCATGGCTCGACTGTGATTGCTTTTGTCGAAGACCCAGATGGATACAAGATCGAACTAATCCAGTTGAGTAATCAAAGCGAGACAGTCAAACAGGATTCATCAGAACAGCTAGTGAAACAGGGTTAG
- the htpG gene encoding molecular chaperone HtpG, protein MLEQGTISIHTENIFPIIKKSLYSDHQIFLRELVSNAVDAIQKLKMVSRAGEYAGVVEEPEIQLAIDKDKKTLSITDNGIGMTAEEVKKYINQVAFSSAEEFIHKYEGKSDQPIIGHFGLGFYSSFMVAQKVEIDTLSYQEGAQAVHWSCDGSPAFTLEESPRTTRGTTITLTLLPDEEEYLESARVKNLVKTYCDFMPVPIKLDGEVLNKQKAPWRESANNLTKEDYLEFYRYLYPFQEEPLLWVHLNTDYPFIINGILYFPKMRPDVDVTKGQIKLFCNQVFVSDNCEEIIPQFLVPMRGVIDSTDIPLNVSRSALQGDRTVRKIGDYIAKKVGDRLKELYRDDREQYISAWKDLSTFVKFGVLNDEKFKKQVEDIVIFRTTFKSAPPAETPAVEVQSQEGDVWQDVTPTSDSPTPGLPYTTLKEYLERNKERHENRVFYSTDEATQATYIELHKNQGLEVLFLDSFIDTHFINFLEREYQDVKFTRVDSDLDNTLLEQDKTGEIVDPTTNKTKSEVIKELFEKSLNKPKVNIRTEALKSDDPQGTPPAIVLLPEFLRRMREMTAMMQQQNTEFPEDHILLVNTAHPLIQNLVNLNQGAIIQGDGQSSTNPLVNLICQHVYDLALMSQKGFDADGMKSFVERSNEVLTKLTQQTKN, encoded by the coding sequence ATGCTAGAGCAAGGCACCATCAGTATTCATACTGAGAATATTTTCCCAATTATCAAAAAATCTCTCTACTCAGACCATCAAATTTTCCTGCGGGAACTAGTATCTAACGCTGTAGATGCCATCCAAAAGCTGAAAATGGTATCTCGTGCTGGAGAATATGCAGGAGTAGTCGAAGAACCAGAAATTCAACTCGCCATCGACAAAGATAAAAAAACCCTGTCCATCACCGATAACGGTATCGGTATGACAGCAGAGGAAGTCAAAAAATATATTAATCAGGTCGCTTTTTCCAGTGCCGAAGAGTTTATTCATAAATATGAGGGAAAATCAGACCAGCCAATCATCGGTCACTTTGGTCTGGGCTTCTACTCCTCCTTTATGGTGGCGCAGAAAGTAGAAATTGATACTCTGTCTTATCAAGAAGGCGCGCAAGCTGTTCACTGGAGTTGTGACGGTTCCCCAGCATTCACCTTAGAAGAGTCACCCCGCACCACTCGCGGTACTACCATCACTTTGACTCTGTTACCAGACGAAGAAGAATATTTAGAATCTGCGCGGGTGAAAAACCTGGTCAAGACTTATTGCGACTTCATGCCAGTACCCATCAAACTGGATGGTGAAGTATTAAACAAGCAAAAAGCGCCGTGGCGGGAGTCTGCAAATAACCTAACGAAAGAAGATTATTTAGAATTTTACCGCTATCTCTATCCTTTTCAAGAAGAACCCTTGTTGTGGGTGCATTTAAATACCGACTATCCCTTTATTATCAACGGGATTCTGTATTTTCCCAAGATGCGCCCCGATGTAGATGTTACCAAAGGACAAATCAAACTATTTTGCAATCAAGTTTTCGTCAGCGATAACTGCGAAGAGATTATTCCCCAGTTTCTCGTACCCATGCGGGGTGTAATCGATAGTACGGATATTCCCCTTAATGTATCACGTAGTGCCTTACAAGGCGATCGCACAGTCCGCAAAATCGGCGATTATATAGCCAAAAAAGTAGGCGACAGACTCAAAGAACTGTACCGCGATGACCGTGAACAATATATTAGTGCCTGGAAAGATTTAAGCACCTTTGTCAAATTTGGTGTTCTCAACGACGAGAAATTCAAAAAGCAAGTCGAAGATATCGTTATTTTCCGCACCACCTTTAAATCAGCACCACCAGCCGAAACACCAGCCGTTGAAGTACAGTCCCAAGAAGGTGATGTTTGGCAAGATGTCACCCCTACTTCCGACTCCCCCACACCAGGCTTACCATACACAACCCTGAAAGAATACTTAGAACGCAACAAAGAACGCCACGAAAATCGCGTCTTCTACAGCACCGATGAAGCAACCCAAGCCACGTATATCGAACTACACAAAAACCAAGGCTTGGAAGTGCTGTTCCTCGACTCCTTCATCGACACCCACTTTATCAACTTCCTAGAGCGGGAATATCAAGATGTCAAATTTACACGGGTAGACTCTGACTTAGATAATACCTTACTCGAACAAGACAAAACTGGAGAAATTGTTGACCCCACAACAAATAAAACCAAGAGTGAGGTAATCAAAGAGTTATTTGAGAAATCCCTGAATAAACCTAAAGTCAATATTCGCACAGAAGCGCTCAAGTCTGATGATCCTCAAGGTACACCACCGGCGATCGTTCTCTTACCAGAATTTCTGCGCCGCATGAGGGAAATGACCGCTATGATGCAGCAGCAAAATACCGAGTTTCCCGAAGACCACATTTTACTAGTGAATACAGCCCATCCCCTAATTCAAAACTTGGTAAATCTCAACCAAGGCGCAATTATTCAAGGCGACGGACAATCATCAACAAATCCCCTAGTAAACTTAATCTGCCAACACGTTTATGATTTGGCGCTGATGTCTCAAAAAGGGTTTGACGCAGACGGAATGAAATCTTTTGTGGAACGTTCCAATGAAGTACTCACCAAGCTGACACAACAAACCAAAAATTAG
- the clpB gene encoding ATP-dependent chaperone ClpB has protein sequence MQPTDPNKFTDKAWEVIVKSQDIVRAYQQQQLDVEHLILALIEDPTSLAVRILGRAEIDPIRLQQQLEAFTQRQPKVGKSDQLYLGRSLDVMLDRAEEIRERMKDGYISVEHILLAFVDDERVGRKVLKGFSVDSAKIEASIKAVRGSQKVTDQNPESRYEALQKFGRDLTEQAKSGKLDPVIGRDDEIRRVIQVLSRRSKNNPVLIGEPGVGKTAIAEALAQRIVNGDVPESLKNRQLISLDIGSLIAGAKYRGEFEDRLKAVLREVTESNGNIVLFIDELHTVVGTGSNQQGAMDAGNLLKPMLARGELRCIGATTLDEFRKFIEKDAALERRFQQVYVDQPSVENTISILRGLKERYEVHHNVKISDSALVAAATLSARYIADRFLPDKAIDLVDEAAAQLKMEITSKPADLEAIDRRLMQLEMEKLSLAGEEKVAAPTKERLERIELEITNLTEKQQDLNNQWQGEKQVLEAISLLKKEEDALRVQIEQAERAYDLNKAAQLKYGKLEGVQRDREAKEAKLLELQSQGSTLLREQVTEADIAEIVAKWTGIPVNRLLESERQKLLQLESHLHQRVIGQQEAVEAVSAAIRRARAGMKDPNRPIGSFLFMGPTGVGKTELARALAQFLFDSDDALVRLDMSEYMEKHSVSRLVGAPPGYVGYEEGGQLSEAVRRHPYSVVLLDEVEKAHPDVFNILLQVLDDGRITDSQGRTVDFRNTVIVMTSNIGSEYILDVSGDDTKYDTMQNRVMDALRSHFRPEFLNRVDDTILFHALSRSEMSHIIRIQLKRVESLLREQKISFEISAAACDFLVEKGYDPVYGARPLKRAIQREIENPLATKILENTFISGDTIYIDQGENGLSFTNKAPVKVSIP, from the coding sequence ATGCAGCCTACAGATCCTAATAAATTTACTGATAAAGCCTGGGAAGTAATTGTCAAATCTCAGGATATAGTTCGGGCATATCAACAACAACAGCTAGATGTTGAACATTTAATTCTGGCTCTGATAGAAGATCCTACTAGTTTAGCTGTGCGGATTTTGGGTCGTGCAGAAATTGACCCGATTCGCTTACAACAGCAATTAGAAGCTTTTACCCAGCGTCAACCGAAAGTAGGCAAAAGTGACCAACTTTACCTCGGTCGCAGCTTGGATGTTATGCTCGATCGCGCCGAGGAAATTCGGGAGCGAATGAAGGATGGCTACATCTCTGTAGAACATATACTTTTAGCTTTTGTGGATGATGAACGTGTTGGTAGGAAGGTCCTCAAAGGCTTTAGTGTAGACAGTGCCAAGATAGAAGCGAGTATCAAGGCTGTTCGTGGTAGCCAAAAAGTGACAGACCAAAATCCAGAATCTCGTTATGAAGCCTTACAGAAATTTGGTAGGGATTTGACAGAACAGGCAAAATCTGGAAAATTAGACCCAGTTATTGGACGAGATGACGAAATTCGCCGGGTAATTCAGGTGTTATCTCGCCGGAGCAAAAATAATCCCGTCTTGATTGGTGAACCTGGGGTTGGTAAGACAGCGATCGCCGAAGCTTTGGCACAGCGTATAGTTAATGGAGATGTCCCGGAATCTCTAAAAAACCGTCAATTAATCTCTTTAGATATCGGGAGTTTGATTGCTGGGGCAAAATATCGAGGCGAATTTGAAGACCGATTAAAAGCCGTCCTCAGGGAAGTTACGGAATCCAACGGTAATATTGTTTTATTTATTGATGAACTACATACCGTCGTAGGTACTGGTTCTAACCAACAAGGAGCAATGGATGCGGGTAACTTGCTCAAACCCATGCTGGCGCGCGGAGAACTGCGGTGTATTGGGGCGACGACCTTAGATGAGTTTCGCAAGTTCATCGAAAAAGATGCAGCCTTAGAACGGCGTTTTCAACAAGTGTACGTAGACCAACCAAGTGTAGAAAATACGATTTCTATTCTGCGGGGGTTGAAGGAACGCTACGAAGTCCACCATAATGTGAAAATCTCTGACTCTGCACTGGTAGCCGCAGCAACTTTATCAGCACGTTATATTGCTGACCGCTTTCTACCAGATAAAGCCATTGATTTAGTCGATGAAGCCGCCGCCCAATTAAAAATGGAGATTACCTCCAAACCAGCAGACTTGGAAGCCATTGACCGCCGTTTGATGCAGCTAGAAATGGAAAAGCTGTCCTTGGCGGGAGAGGAGAAAGTTGCAGCACCAACTAAGGAACGTTTAGAGCGAATTGAGCTAGAAATCACCAATTTAACCGAAAAGCAGCAAGATTTAAACAACCAATGGCAAGGTGAAAAGCAGGTATTAGAAGCTATTAGTCTGTTAAAGAAAGAAGAAGACGCTTTAAGGGTGCAGATTGAGCAAGCAGAACGCGCCTATGATTTGAATAAAGCGGCGCAGTTGAAGTATGGCAAACTGGAAGGAGTACAGCGCGATCGCGAAGCTAAAGAAGCAAAACTCTTAGAATTACAAAGCCAAGGTTCTACCCTGTTGCGTGAACAAGTCACCGAAGCCGACATCGCCGAAATCGTCGCCAAGTGGACAGGTATCCCTGTAAATCGCCTGTTGGAATCAGAACGGCAAAAACTCCTACAACTAGAAAGTCACTTACATCAACGGGTTATCGGCCAGCAAGAAGCAGTGGAAGCAGTTTCCGCCGCCATTCGCCGCGCCCGCGCTGGGATGAAAGACCCCAATCGCCCCATCGGCTCATTCTTATTCATGGGGCCGACAGGGGTAGGTAAAACCGAACTCGCCCGCGCTTTAGCCCAGTTCCTCTTCGACTCCGATGATGCTTTAGTGCGCTTAGATATGTCCGAGTACATGGAAAAACACTCAGTCTCTCGCTTAGTCGGCGCACCTCCTGGTTATGTAGGCTACGAAGAAGGTGGACAACTTTCGGAAGCAGTCCGCCGCCATCCTTATTCTGTAGTGTTATTGGATGAAGTAGAGAAAGCCCACCCCGATGTGTTTAATATTTTATTGCAAGTGCTGGATGATGGCAGAATTACTGATTCCCAAGGTAGAACAGTAGATTTTCGCAACACCGTCATTGTCATGACCAGTAACATCGGTAGCGAATATATCTTAGATGTGTCTGGTGACGATACCAAGTATGACACAATGCAGAATCGGGTCATGGATGCCTTGCGATCGCACTTCCGCCCCGAATTTCTCAACCGCGTTGATGATACAATCCTCTTCCATGCCCTCAGTCGTAGCGAAATGAGCCACATCATCCGTATTCAACTCAAACGGGTGGAAAGTCTCCTGAGAGAACAAAAAATCTCCTTTGAAATCTCCGCCGCCGCCTGTGATTTCCTAGTAGAAAAAGGCTATGACCCAGTTTACGGCGCACGCCCCCTCAAACGAGCCATCCAGCGAGAAATCGAAAACCCCCTCGCCACCAAGATATTAGAAAACACCTTTATCTCCGGTGACACCATTTACATAGACCAAGGCGAAAATGGTTTAAGTTTCACTAATAAAGCACCAGTAAAAGTTTCCATCCCCTAA